A portion of the Edaphobacter bradus genome contains these proteins:
- the flgL gene encoding flagellar hook-associated protein FlgL, translating to MRADPHYQNLTWAIDRATSNTQSLTSELSSGLRVSSLSDDPLAAAQSSQLSSAISRDDTFVQTASTESSIMQATDSTLAEVVSQLTSAVSLSVSATNGTNNAANLSTLAQQLTAVRDQVLSLANTSYQGTYLFGGSQNATAPFTLDTSTQPATVTYNGDTNLNHIETPSGQRLQTNLPGSSIFGSGSSGVFGAINQIIADLATGASASTLSTDSSALTTALGHVSTQRSVLDSSLSQLQSVSTYTQTQEAQLKVQQSSLVSADAAAVATQLATSETQYQALLSTAGSLQKHNLFDYLQ from the coding sequence ATGCGAGCCGATCCCCACTACCAAAACCTCACCTGGGCCATCGACCGAGCCACCAGCAACACTCAGTCGCTCACCTCCGAGCTCTCCAGCGGCCTGCGCGTCTCCTCGCTCTCCGACGACCCTCTCGCCGCCGCACAAAGCAGCCAGCTCTCCAGCGCCATCTCCCGCGACGACACCTTCGTCCAGACCGCCTCCACCGAATCCTCCATCATGCAGGCCACCGACTCCACACTCGCCGAAGTTGTCAGCCAACTTACCTCGGCCGTCAGTCTCTCCGTCTCAGCCACCAACGGCACCAACAACGCCGCGAATCTCTCCACCCTCGCCCAGCAGCTCACCGCCGTCCGTGACCAGGTCCTCTCGCTCGCCAATACCAGCTATCAGGGGACCTACCTCTTCGGCGGAAGCCAGAACGCCACTGCTCCCTTCACCCTCGACACCTCCACCCAGCCCGCTACCGTCACCTACAACGGCGACACCAACCTCAACCACATCGAGACCCCCAGCGGCCAGAGGCTCCAGACCAATCTCCCCGGCTCCTCCATCTTCGGCTCCGGCTCCTCAGGAGTCTTCGGCGCGATCAACCAGATCATCGCCGACCTCGCCACAGGAGCCTCCGCCTCCACCCTCAGCACCGACAGCTCCGCCCTGACCACTGCCCTCGGCCATGTCTCCACCCAGCGCAGTGTCCTCGACAGCTCCCTCAGCCAGCTCCAGTCTGTCAGCACCTACACCCAGACCCAAGAGGCGCAGCTCAAGGTCCAGCAAAGCTCTCTCGTCTCCGCCGACGCCGCCGCTGTAGCAACCCAGTTGGCGACCTCCGAGACCCAATACCAGGCCCTCCTCAGCACCGCCGGCAGTCTCCAGAAACACAACCTCTTCGATTACCTGCAGTAA
- the ftcD gene encoding glutamate formimidoyltransferase, whose protein sequence is MNPEAIIECVPNFSEGTESSKVRRIVASMEVEGVRLLDWSLDTAHNRSVVTIAGSPEAVVESAVRAAGKAAELIDLTQQNGVHPRIGAADVIPFIPVSGASLADCAVLARQAGLLIWRRYGVPVYFYGAAAARPDRVQLEDVRKGQFEGLRDAVQRDASRRPDIGGPELHETAGASVVGARSFLIAYNVYLRQPDVTQARAIARDIRASNGGLHGVKALGVLAGGRAQVTMNITDHRTTPMRKVYARLLELAQRHGADLEDSELIGLIPQDAYEPDAEWITRIPNFDPDLKVLERRLERPLNWAEQARGV, encoded by the coding sequence GTGAACCCAGAAGCAATCATCGAATGCGTTCCAAACTTTTCCGAGGGCACAGAGTCCAGCAAGGTAAGGCGAATTGTCGCGTCCATGGAGGTGGAGGGTGTACGCCTTCTAGACTGGTCGCTCGATACGGCGCACAACCGCTCGGTCGTCACGATTGCGGGTTCGCCTGAGGCCGTTGTTGAATCTGCGGTTCGCGCTGCGGGCAAGGCCGCGGAGTTGATTGATCTAACGCAACAGAATGGAGTCCACCCCCGTATCGGCGCTGCGGACGTGATCCCCTTCATCCCGGTCAGCGGAGCCTCGCTGGCGGACTGCGCGGTGCTCGCGCGGCAGGCTGGGCTGCTGATCTGGCGGCGGTATGGTGTTCCGGTGTACTTCTACGGGGCTGCGGCAGCCCGTCCGGACCGGGTGCAACTTGAGGACGTTCGCAAGGGACAGTTTGAAGGACTGCGTGATGCGGTGCAGCGGGACGCCTCGCGCCGTCCGGACATCGGCGGGCCGGAGCTGCATGAAACCGCGGGGGCATCGGTGGTGGGTGCGCGGAGCTTTCTGATTGCCTACAACGTTTACCTTCGCCAGCCGGATGTGACTCAAGCCCGGGCGATTGCGCGTGACATTCGTGCCTCGAATGGCGGTCTGCATGGGGTCAAGGCGCTGGGCGTGCTTGCCGGAGGCAGGGCGCAGGTCACGATGAACATTACCGACCATCGCACGACGCCGATGCGGAAGGTCTATGCGAGGCTGCTGGAGCTTGCCCAGCGCCACGGCGCCGACTTGGAGGACAGCGAGCTGATCGGCCTTATCCCGCAGGATGCGTATGAACCGGACGCTGAGTGGATCACGCGCATCCCAAACTTCGATCCGGACCTCAAGGTGCTGGAACGGCGGCTCGAACGGCCGCTGAACTGGGCCGAGCAGGCGCGGGGCGTCTAA
- a CDS encoding acyloxyacyl hydrolase produces the protein MALALAVSVLPAVAQATPAAVNPLSDTSARRPLEVGGIVQGGFGTGDRNDFKFLMLGGHAGKVLTSNVGPGLLHGNFEYAVEVFPFWQSYTPRFQRKLCTTNTSCSAPYTVGGTYTGVSITPILLRWNFSSSRRLVPWAQGGGGVIWTNHKYPPVGGPPYTTFNDGPSANTSVWNFTPQFGVGLHYFVRPRRSIDFGANAVHISSASIGDKNPGVNASVQFTVGYTWWK, from the coding sequence TTGGCTCTAGCTTTAGCGGTCTCAGTTCTTCCGGCTGTCGCACAGGCTACTCCGGCTGCCGTTAATCCGCTCAGCGATACGTCAGCACGCAGACCACTTGAGGTTGGGGGCATTGTTCAGGGCGGCTTTGGCACCGGCGACCGCAACGATTTCAAGTTCCTGATGCTGGGCGGGCATGCGGGCAAGGTACTGACCTCCAATGTAGGCCCAGGCCTCCTGCATGGAAACTTTGAATACGCCGTCGAGGTGTTTCCCTTCTGGCAGTCCTACACTCCTCGCTTCCAGCGCAAGCTCTGTACCACGAACACCAGTTGCTCGGCTCCCTACACCGTAGGTGGAACCTATACCGGCGTCTCCATCACTCCCATCCTTTTGCGGTGGAACTTCTCGAGCTCGCGACGTCTTGTACCGTGGGCGCAGGGAGGAGGCGGTGTGATCTGGACGAATCATAAGTATCCTCCGGTTGGTGGCCCTCCTTACACCACTTTCAACGACGGCCCCAGCGCCAATACCAGCGTCTGGAACTTCACTCCGCAGTTTGGCGTGGGGCTTCACTACTTCGTCCGCCCGCGCCGTTCTATTGACTTCGGCGCCAATGCTGTGCACATCTCCAGCGCGTCGATCGGCGACAAGAACCCCGGTGTCAACGCGAGCGTACAATTCACAGTCGGCTACACATGGTGGAAATAG
- a CDS encoding YebC/PmpR family DNA-binding transcriptional regulator, with the protein MSGHSKWATIKHKKGALDAKRGKIFTRLIKEITIAAKQGGGDPDGNPRLRTAIAAAKAENMPADNIKRAIQRGTGELEGVSYEEITYEGYGPGGVAVIVDVLTDNKNRAVSEIRHAFSKNGGNLGAEGAVAWMFTKKGVITIAKSAASEERLTEIVLEAGAEDLSDEGENWEVLTDPKDFEAVTEALKAAKIAPEHAEVTKIASSYTKLEGAQANAMIRLLEAIEDLDDTQNVYSNFDMDEAAVAS; encoded by the coding sequence ATGTCAGGCCACTCAAAATGGGCCACAATCAAGCACAAGAAGGGCGCGCTTGACGCCAAACGTGGCAAGATCTTCACCCGCCTGATCAAGGAAATCACTATTGCCGCCAAGCAGGGTGGTGGTGATCCCGATGGCAACCCGCGCCTGCGTACCGCTATCGCCGCGGCCAAAGCAGAGAACATGCCCGCCGACAACATCAAGCGCGCCATCCAGCGTGGCACTGGCGAACTTGAGGGCGTCTCCTATGAGGAGATCACCTACGAGGGCTACGGCCCGGGCGGAGTGGCAGTCATCGTCGACGTGCTTACCGACAACAAGAACCGCGCCGTCAGTGAGATTCGTCACGCGTTCTCAAAAAACGGCGGCAATCTGGGAGCGGAAGGCGCCGTCGCGTGGATGTTCACCAAGAAGGGTGTTATCACGATCGCGAAGTCGGCTGCCAGCGAGGAGAGGCTCACGGAGATCGTCCTCGAAGCGGGCGCCGAAGACCTTAGCGATGAGGGCGAAAACTGGGAGGTCCTCACGGATCCCAAGGACTTCGAGGCCGTCACCGAGGCCCTCAAGGCCGCGAAGATCGCTCCCGAGCACGCGGAGGTCACCAAGATCGCTTCGAGCTACACGAAGCTTGAGGGCGCTCAGGCCAATGCGATGATTCGCCTCCTTGAAGCGATCGAGGACCTCGACGACACGCAAAATGTCTACTCGAACTTCGACATGGACGAAGCTGCTGTCGCAAGCTAA
- the lysA gene encoding diaminopimelate decarboxylase: protein MTKKTPTFQDVARPFTYRRRRLFCDGVSLADLAEQHGTPLYVYSAEQISHRFQLFEQAFSDRPHTVCYAVKANSSLAILRLLARQGAGFDIVSGGELERVGRAHKPALRKVVFSGVGKQPWEIDAALKAGILLFNVESETELELLASRAQALKVRARFALRVNPDVFAETHPYISTGLREHKFGIDIKIARAMYHRAARSKWLDPAGVSVHIGSQIRKVDPFTAALARVTSLIADLRTDGHEIRYVDAGGGLGIDYSDSPFHPAQQVQKYAAALNRGLGGEAAHLLLEPGRFIVAQAGALLTRVLVVKKNGAKTFVITDAAMNDLIRPALYHAHHEIVPVKEPAGKSELTADVVGPVCESGDFFARDRNLPAVKQGDLVLILDAGAYGMTLTSNYNSRPRPAEVLVDGSSVRLIRRRETIRDLLSPEVL from the coding sequence TTGACCAAGAAGACACCCACATTCCAAGACGTCGCACGCCCATTTACCTATCGCCGCCGCAGGCTGTTCTGCGATGGGGTTAGCTTAGCCGACCTCGCTGAGCAACACGGTACTCCGCTCTATGTCTACTCGGCGGAGCAGATCTCGCACCGCTTTCAGCTCTTCGAGCAGGCCTTCTCCGACCGGCCCCATACTGTCTGCTACGCAGTCAAGGCGAATTCGTCGCTGGCGATCCTTCGCCTGCTAGCGCGGCAAGGCGCTGGCTTCGATATTGTTTCGGGGGGCGAACTGGAGCGTGTTGGCCGGGCGCACAAGCCTGCCCTTAGGAAGGTTGTCTTCTCAGGCGTGGGCAAGCAGCCGTGGGAGATTGATGCCGCACTCAAGGCGGGCATCCTGCTGTTCAATGTCGAGTCAGAAACTGAGCTGGAGTTGCTCGCATCCCGAGCGCAGGCGCTCAAGGTTCGAGCCCGCTTCGCTCTTCGCGTCAACCCGGACGTCTTTGCCGAGACTCACCCCTATATCTCGACCGGCCTGCGGGAACACAAGTTTGGCATCGACATCAAAATTGCCCGCGCAATGTACCACAGGGCAGCGCGGTCCAAGTGGCTCGATCCTGCTGGCGTGAGCGTTCATATCGGCTCGCAGATCCGCAAGGTCGATCCCTTCACCGCTGCTCTGGCTCGTGTGACCTCGTTGATCGCCGACCTGCGTACCGATGGTCACGAGATTCGTTACGTCGATGCCGGAGGTGGCCTTGGGATTGATTACAGCGACTCGCCCTTCCATCCTGCGCAGCAGGTGCAGAAGTATGCTGCCGCTCTGAACAGGGGGCTTGGCGGCGAGGCTGCGCATCTTCTGCTCGAGCCTGGCCGGTTCATCGTTGCCCAGGCCGGAGCCTTGCTGACCCGCGTTCTTGTAGTCAAAAAGAACGGCGCGAAGACCTTCGTCATTACGGACGCGGCAATGAACGATCTCATCCGCCCTGCGCTGTACCATGCACACCACGAGATCGTCCCCGTGAAGGAGCCAGCAGGGAAGAGCGAGCTGACGGCTGACGTCGTCGGCCCAGTCTGCGAGTCTGGCGACTTCTTTGCTCGGGACCGCAATCTGCCCGCGGTGAAGCAAGGGGATCTTGTTCTGATTCTTGACGCGGGGGCCTACGGAATGACGCTCACCTCGAACTACAACAGCCGTCCTCGCCCGGCAGAGGTCCTCGTCGACGGCTCTTCCGTCAGGTTGATCCGCCGCCGCGAGACCATTCGCGATCTCCTCTCACCCGAGGTTCTTTAG